The nucleotide window CTGGTGGTCACTCGTCAAATCAGAAGCACTGATCTTGATCAACTAGCCAACCCACCAACCAATAAGTCAATCAGAAGGTCAACAAAGTGACAGTTGTTCAGTCCACAAACTTCAGCAACGTAGAAACCAATGAGAGATTATACTGTATGCGActtaaacaaacaattaaacaataaaaatatacaatttgaTAGGCCTgtgtccttttttattattgtgtgaGAGTTTGTATTAAATAGGAAAAGttacaatgtgtgtttgtgtgtgtccctgcaTAAACAAGTAAGAGAGTTAGATCAACATATAACTGTAAAAATTGTGGTTCAAATCACTTCTCAGTTTAATTGAATTTGATTTGGGGTGGCAACCTCTTCATTTCTCACTGATCGACCACTGAATGGAATCAAATTAAGGAGGTGTGTCTCTCATGTTTATATTTCGGTAAATTTTGCCCCGAACGATAACTTCTAGGCATTCCAATGTAGGCTTTAGGTGGCTGACCATATTATACATTTAACCAATCTGAAAACTACAGTCATggctaaaacagtaaaacagccCTACAATAAACCCTCTTTCATCAGGGTTATAATGGTCAGTTGTTGTATTAGCCAGGTGTTGATTCAATTTTTAtggtcatatatatatacacacacatatatgtcatatatatgacattattataTTGTTACTGATGTGTCATGTGTCAATgtgcagcattttattgttgaagCTGTTCAGGGTGCagctatttttaattttatatacagttaggtacagtAATGTAGTCCAGTTGTTCCTTGcctaggggtcgggcccctccaaatGATCACATGATAAATCTAGGGGTTCGTGAAATGATTAATGGGGTAGGAAACGCAGAAAAATAACGTTTGGGGGCCTCAAACACTTAAGAAACTATCGAAAAGTACAGAGTGGAAATGTTTCTTTGATGCAAACTGCTAACGGCTCCAAGACACAAAACCTGATGTGTGCTTTTTGGAAAGCAACACAAGCCAAACAAGGTCGGGAGCCAAGGATTCAATCTTTAACAATACACTATTTTATACGcttacttgtgttttttcctgtaaaatcttaatttctcGTCTAAATAGTTTTTGTCCTGTGAGGCAACACACCGGGCACAGAACTCAGCGCGACAGTACTCTGTCCTCGCGAGATTTCCCCTCGAAGCAGCGCACAGCGGCACTTGCGTGGTGTAGACCTGTGTGCTCGCTAAACAAAATCTAACTTTGCCAACTTCCATGTAAAATCTTTCCAGCATCTTTCGGCAACGTTGATTGTACACAGGGATAACTGTCACCATGAGTATACTCGCCAAAATAGCGGAGATTGAAAATGAGGTAAGGTAAAAGTAGATAGGAAGGTAATCCAATGAATCTGTCACGTTTTAGCCTGCCGCTAGCTTTTAACGCTAGCAAATAATTAGCCTAGCTCCCACAGCTGGGCCTCGCATTATCCATATTATTTCAGGTCTACAGTTCCTTGACCGGTTACAGCGTTCATCGGAGTGTGCTCATTCAACTTGTGGATGGGTTATGAATCAAATAAGATAATTTAGAGGATGCTGCCAACCCCCAGGTCTCCAGCGTAGATGCGGTTTGACAGGCTGACAACCAAACTCACGTCAATAACGGCGTACAAATTGTTTCTCGTGGCCCACAAACAATCAAAACTGAGACCAAAATTAGTGGAATATTAAAGAGGCAACAATTTTTACCAAGCAGCCTACCATTTCTACCAGTCCGAGTGAGCTCCCTTCTCTTAGGTAGGTCTACAAACAGGGTATCTAAGAAAGGGACAAGAGCTTTTGGAAAATGGAATATGCAGTGTAAAATAATTAGTTAGATAAGTAGTCTTATAATTTAGATTATCTTAAAAACCTTAGCAGAGATAGTACCGGAAGAAACATAAACCTAGCCGTGACCCTTTTCTTTTAGGATTTGCAATAACCCCTCACAAGTTAACTTCAGACTGTAGTTCTCTCTTGAAATGGCCCAACAGAGCAGGCGGTGACACTGAGCGACCAGGTGAAGGAAAGACACTTTACGTCCTATTCAAGCAGTTATAACGCAAGTCATTATTTTATCTCAGTTAGATAGTATCTGCACCCGTGATTCGTGGTGGTCGTATGAGGTTCCATACGACCACCACCCAGAGTGGGTAGGTATTTAAAGTCAGTCCCAGGTTTGAGGACTGGAACGGAAACCTGCAGAGCTCCTTGTGCCAGTCCTCAGTGCTGTACAACACTGGCATCTTTCCTTTTATTCGCAAATGCAATTTAATAATCCCTACATGTCATGTCATTGTAGCATGTCAAGTTTTCTTTTGAGACTATTAGTATCAGTCAATTAGTCTGTTAACTGAAAATTACTCAGCAGATATTTCGAGaattgagtcatttttcaagcatcttaaatgtgagaattctatgcttttctttatcatatgTGATAGTAAATGAATATCTTctggtttttggactgtttggtTCGAACAACACGACATTTTAAGATGTCGCATTGGGCTTGGGGAAATTGTGACTGTGAAATATTTAGATTTCTCAATATTTACTGACACgttatagaccaaacgattaattgattgattgcgAAAATCATCTGCAGAttttaataatcattagttgcagccctagtgaCATTGTGGGTTAACATCggatttatatgtattttaattgcAAGTATTGGCCATTCTTTATACCCACTCCCTCCAATTCAGAGTTGTGTAGGGCTCCAGCCTGTCCCAGCCTGCAATGGGTAAAAAGTAGGGAAAACAACCTGGACAAGTTGTCCTTCTGCTTCTCTAGTAATGTAATCTTAAACTATACTTGAATGTAGACAGTAAAAACTGTCTTCTCTGTGCTGCTTACTGGTTATTTCAAAATTGTCATGCAAAGAACAAGTTTGAGACTTCATGCTCGTGTTGTTACTGTTAATTGTAGATGGCCAGGACACAGAGGAACAAGGCCACAGCTCACCACTTGGGTCTGCTCAAAGCACGTCTTGCCAAACTGAGGAGGGAACTCATCACACCAAAAGGAGGCAGTGGTGGTGGAACAGGAGAAGGTAAAATCACGATTTTTAAATGCCTAGTCCACTCACTACTCTTACCTAGGTTTATTACAAACACGCCCTCTAGCCTTTTCTGTCCCATAAACCATCATAGTGGGTATCTGGTTTGATTGaagtttctgattatttttgtatcttttaGGTTTCGATGTAGCAAAAACGGGTGACGCCCGCGTTGGCTTCGTTGGTTTTCCTTCAGTAGGAAAGTCTACACTGCTAAGTAACCTTGCAGGTGTGTACTCTGAGGTTGCGGCCTACGAGTTCACCACTCTTACAACGGTTCCTGGGGTCATTCGCTACAAAGGTGCCAAAATTCAGGTACAAGAATTTCCTGTTTGTTCAGTACCTGtaaaagtgttttcagtttacTACGTTTTCAGCAGATTGCTTATTTTCCATTCTTGCCTTCGTTCTTTTAAGCTCCTGGATCTCCCAGGAATCATTGAGGGGGCCAAGGATGGCAAGGGCAGAGGCAGACAGGTTATTGCAGGTAAGAATGCGATCAGTGAGGTTTCTGCTAAAATTGATACAGGTTTGAATTGGcaaaatagaattttaaagCAAAGGATAATagcagaatttcttttttttcccctgttcaTAATAATGCAAACATAGAATGCTTTTCCAGTTGTTCCATTTAATGAGACACTTTTCACTTTGGTCATTACACTTTGCTCTTGTTATGTGCCTCCGGTGGCATCTAAGTGGCAAGATGAAATTCAATAATGAGTGAAATGTGATGTTTAAAGGCCATGATTTAATCAGATTAATTTCTGCCCAAAGGATTTTTTGATCACTATACGGGCAGAAAGACGAACAAATTTGCTTTCACAAAAGGTTGAGCTATTGACTTTAGCAAACAATTTACACCGTTACAAACACATTTAGACATTTTGTGGACTCCACTAGTGgcaggaaaatgtaaaacctCACAAGTGTTATGATTATGAAATTTTTGCAGATACATACTGTAGCCACTACCGAAGTAATGTGTCTCCAAATCAACTCTGCTCTAACCAGTGGTTTTTGTCTCGCTCCTTTCTGTTTTAGTGGCTCGAACCTGCAACCTAATCCTCATAGTGCTCGATGTGTTGAAGCCTCTTGTTCATAAGAAGCTAATAGAACATGAGCTGGAGGGCTTTGGCATCCGACTCAATAAACAACCACCCAACATCGGTTtcaagaagaaagacaaaggaggCATCAACTTCACGGCTACAGTGTGTCTCACACAGCACAACAGCAATTTAAATACAGAGGAGCACATTTCTCACAATTTCCACATCTTagtaaataactgaaatgaatAATGTAATGCTGATAGGAGTTCTTAGTTGATTTTAGTGGGGAGATATTTGACAGTGTTATAAACTGCTGGTTGTTTACTTGTCATTCAACCAACTGATGAGCTGGAAAAGTGAGATTATCAGAACGTGACGTGGTGATACTGCCATTATTTTGACATGCAGGATTTCAGTTGTCAGGGGTGTCAGTTCATTTTGATGATGGGCTTTTTTCTGGCATCCCATTAAATGCAGTGgatacaaagattttttttaaagtttcaaactGTTCTgcagaattaaatgtggaaaacacatttttacatagTTAGGTCTCATCACCCTTTCAGCAAACACTGTAACACTTTTTGATGCTGCCCTCTGGTGGATTTGCATGAGATTACACTTAATTTCTGCAAAATATCAGCAATTGTTTTGTATCTGATACCATTGAGTCTGCATTCATTTACTGAGGAATTTTTATTATAGTGTACTAGAAGCATGATGTCAATGgtataatgtgaaaaatatctAATAATGGAGGTGCTTGATATGTATaaagtatttcagttttcatccTCTCGCTCTCTTGTGTTGATTGACCTCATccctgatctctctctctctctctctctctagtgtGCACAAAGTGAGCTAGATGGTGAAACGGTGAAGAGTATCCTGGCCGAGTACAAAATCCACAATGCCGACATCACTCTGCGCAGCGACTCCACGGCTGATGACCTCATTGATGTGGTGGAGGGAAATCGGTAAGCTGCTGAAGAACCAGAATGGGTCCTCCTTAGTCATCCCCAGTGGGTGTGGCCTGTTGGAATCTAAAATCCTATTTCACTTCCAACTACACCAATGCAGTTAAATTTTCAAAAGGCATTTTTATGTACCTTACGGTCTTCCAACCATACTTGTATTTTCAGACCACCTTTTTCAGACATATGTTTAATCTAGTTAAGAAATGACATCTCTTACCTTGAAACCTATGGGGTTGCCATTCCTAAATGGAATTGAATAAAAGCaccaaaaaaatgcattaaattttAATCCAGGATATGGATAATGTGGGGTGGAGTATGTATTGTGGGTCTAACTCTGCGCTGTGTTGTATATTAGACGAGGCTCACACTTCCCGGGACTGTCTTTTAGCATTTTCTTGCAGGAAACCGGACATGGCAACAGTATAACATGCCTGCAATTTTAGAGAAAAAGTATTAACCAGGGTCTCTCTTGCATAAATACCATTTTCCTTCccatggaaaaaaagagagcaaaataCACACTAATATTACAAAGAGATAAATAAAActcattaaataaatgaataaccaAACTGTACtctttctgtaaaatatttcaagaaaaacagCCATGTAAAACCCACATACTTCCATTTATTTAGAAACAACACATTCACTGGGCCTGTACACACATGCTTCGAcaaacagatttacacatgaaaacaaataaaagtttagctccaaaatgtaaaatatctatACATTCACTTAACACTTGATTAAGTAACTTAACATATGTACCAGATAAATAgcgaaatatatatatataaaacgtTAACCTTTCCAGCAGATAAGCCCAAAACGAAAAGAGGAAGTAGAACAAACAGAAGTACAACTCAGAGTTtggtttatgaaataaaacactcaCTAAACTTCCTGTTGAGACACAAAACATTCCCTTTTATATTAATTCCACATGGCAACGTAATTGTTTACATAAAAACGTAGTAGCACACCTCTGGGGAAGAtaggaaagagaggaaatataACACTGGAAGCATACTTTTCAAAATAGAAGGCTCCACTAAAGCCACATAAAATTCTACAGTATGTACTCTGCCAGTAATGGCCTGTATTTAATTTACCACAACATACACACCACTACACATGCATCAGAAATAACCTTCCTAAAATAATtagtgaaattaaatgtttaactgTCTGCCATGTCTGTTTAATATGTtaggaaaaattacatttggtTTGTGGTTGTATCTGACAACTCAAACCAGAATCAGCTTACCTGTAGTTTAACTGAGGCAACCAATAAAGGCAGTAAAAGGGTGAATCAGCTggaaatttttcttttcaagtcggttataatattaaaaaacaaacaaaacaaaaaaaaacccacaaaggTATGAATTCATTTGCTGAACACTGATTGTTGCGGATTGTGCAGTAATTTCATGGACAGCAGGCATTTACAGTCTTTTGTCACAACAGGGTCTACATCCCATGCATATATGTGCTCAACAAAATCGATCAGATCTCCATCGAGGAGCTAGACATCATTTACAAGGTGCCCCACTGTGTACCCATCTCAGCCCACCACCGCTGGAACTTTGATGACCTGCTGGAGAAGATGTGGGACTACCTACAGCTTGTGCGCATGTAAGAGTTGTTAATCCGGTCACCACAAGGGCGTGTGAATGGAGGGGAAAGACATTTTGGGGATTTATGTGCTGCAAAACAGGGAGACTatgttaaaatgtacttttttgttgaagactggaaaattTGACTGAGgagatgttttcatttgcagctACACCAAACCCAAAGGCCAGCTTCCTGATTACACATCTCCGGTTGTACTCCCTGACGGACGAACTTCAGTCGAGGATTTCTGCTTAAAGATTCACAAAAACCTCATCAAAGAATTCAAGTAGTGAGTACTGTAgacttggttttattttttcagtgttaacgGGAATTCTGCCTTTGAGCACCAGCAcagatttgattatttttacaatcTTGAACACATCCAAACAGTTGACCTCAGGTTTGTCTCAATCTATTCAGTACATCAGAACTTTAAATATTTagtaaacattttgggaaattaaacatgttaaaaaagcGGATTATTCCACATTTTAGCtcatttatttgcttgtttcttttagTGTGACAAGGTTTCTTACTAAAAGGTATTGATAGAACTACAATACAACGGAATGACAAGTGGTCATCGAATGGTTTAAAACAACACAGGCGCTTTAATATCAGCCATTGCCCTCTTTATGGCGAGATACGCCTGATAAGCATTAATTGGAGAGTCTGGATTAGGACCTGAGATGATGTGTTGCACCACCATCTTCAAATGGGAGAGCTAAAATTGTCAATCAGTCAATATGTTAGTGCTGCTAAGCATTACCCATCCTCCAGGGAATGAGTGGGTCAGACAGTGACACATGCGATTAGAGAGCCTTTGTAACTAAAGGATGTCATTGTACCCTGTAGGTTACTTTATAGTGCAGCACCTTTGTCTTTgtagcaaagaaagaaaagattcatcttcattatttattttctggtgTAATTAAGCTGTGAGGGTCTGCATGATTAGCTCTGTcatctcttcatttttcttctttaagaTCGTGTAGAATGAAACATGCATCCTATTAACTGCATTGAAGGGATCCGTAATGTACAATGatttaggtcatttttaaacTCTTCCTCTTTCAGTGCTCTCGTGTGGGGCTCATCTGTGAAACACAACCCTCAAAAGGTGGGCAAGGACCATGTGATGGAGGATGAAGATGTTATTCAGCttgtgaaaaagtaaaaggagtCTTAATTCACTGCATGGCCTGCGTATCACAAAGTCCTCTATACAGTTGCTCAGTAAATCGCCAAACATATCCATCAGAGCATCTGTCGTGtggtttccagttttttttgctgtaatttaaaaactgaagtgaatCTAAGTGTCATATGCAAAAGAACCCACAGTACTTAGCACCATGAATAGTTCATATTGAATACTGGTTAAGGCTTgcattaaaatctgaaaaatctgtacaataaaaaaataaaacaatcttgCTTCATTCTTACCTTTTCTTTTatcgttttttttatttttttaatccagcccTTAATAGATTTACTTGATCTGCCCATGTGAATGTAAGCGTGTATTTAATAGCAAGTATATCCAGACACACTTATTTTCTCGGTTCAAATCAATATGATTTAATGTGCTACATGCAGTCTGCAACTAAAGCGTCACAGAAATGTTGCAGCATTGTATGTCCTCACAGTTACATGGTCTGCCtcagaaacacagcagcactCATCAACAGCGTTACCTCGACCGCTTCAGTCTGGCTCAGAGGAAAAAGTCTCATTTGAAAGCCCTGTCCAGCTAAGGGATTTATGTGACATTGATGATGAAGGCAGTGATTCAGGCTGTTGGCCCACCCCCTCTCTTTGGTAAGGACGGCCACTCAGGTTAATCAGTTCATTCACTCAGACGCAGTCTGGGGACATCATACGCCAGCTGTTCACAACTAACAAGACTCCACAAAGCAAAATTCGGAGCATTTCATCAGACCCGAGCACTTCTGGAGGCTAGCATTATCTAATGTCAATATGTCACAACCTGTATGAAGTGTAGCAGCCATTTTGTGTCTGAGCAACTGATATTAGCCAGTGATTGCCGTGGATGGCGCCAGTGCATAACCGAATAAATACAGTAGTATATTGTCAGACAGGAAATTTGAAGAATAAAGACTACACTCCATCGAACCAAACAAAACTATATACAATTGAGCTGAGCTTTTCCAAAGGTGTATGTGGTTCTTTCACAGCATATTTAATAAGCTCCAAAGATGTGGTAGTAGCTTTGTCAGTTTAAATAAACACCCATACATTTCAttcaatattatatataaaatgtatcaAACTGGAAAAGGTAAGCATCTTTACATATACTGAACATCTTGGGGACAATGCAAAATATCCAGTATATACAACTGCAGCTTAAACAaccttgtgtgtctgcatttacTAAAAGAATATGAAATCATACAATATAtaatggcaaagaaaaaattatCTCAATTCATGATCCCAAATTTCATGGAGGAAAACTGCTTTGCATGACCACAAAAGCTCTTTCCACTCATAGATAAGAAACCATTTAATTGTCAAAAGTATTATTTATATTGTCCATTAATTATCGTTTACACTGTATCTGATTTGGACCTACATTGGGTGATGAACAAGGATTTAGATATGCAACAGGATTCCAGTTAATTGATATATAAAAAGCCAATATGCAAGAGAGACAAAATGCTCACAATACTTACAACACAGCTTTAATGATTTGGTTTAAAAGGGGTGCTATCAAGGTTGTATTGGATGTTATAGACTACAGTTCTTGCTGAG belongs to Xiphias gladius isolate SHS-SW01 ecotype Sanya breed wild chromosome 20, ASM1685928v1, whole genome shotgun sequence and includes:
- the drg1 gene encoding developmentally-regulated GTP-binding protein 1, which translates into the protein MSILAKIAEIENEMARTQRNKATAHHLGLLKARLAKLRRELITPKGGSGGGTGEGFDVAKTGDARVGFVGFPSVGKSTLLSNLAGVYSEVAAYEFTTLTTVPGVIRYKGAKIQLLDLPGIIEGAKDGKGRGRQVIAVARTCNLILIVLDVLKPLVHKKLIEHELEGFGIRLNKQPPNIGFKKKDKGGINFTATCAQSELDGETVKSILAEYKIHNADITLRSDSTADDLIDVVEGNRVYIPCIYVLNKIDQISIEELDIIYKVPHCVPISAHHRWNFDDLLEKMWDYLQLVRIYTKPKGQLPDYTSPVVLPDGRTSVEDFCLKIHKNLIKEFKYALVWGSSVKHNPQKVGKDHVMEDEDVIQLVKK